Proteins from a single region of Rana temporaria chromosome 5, aRanTem1.1, whole genome shotgun sequence:
- the LOC120941624 gene encoding E3 ubiquitin/ISG15 ligase TRIM25-like, with protein MASADLRQELDCSICLTTYTDPVNLRCGHNFCRVCIDRVLDTQGGSGGYSCPECREEFRDRPVLQRNITLRNMVETFRSTQLEEGKTGIFCTYCYHCPVPAVISCLMCEASLCDNHLRVHSKAPEHVLTDPTTSMENRKCSIHRKLLEYYCTEDSACICVSCSLAGEHRGHKVETLDEASEKKKQELRNVLQKLMTEREETEKRVQSLQDRRRKVQEESERVTALFIELRRHLEDLEKRVRRNISSQEERISLSDLIHQLEIKKEDLSRKMEDIEELCNMTDPLTVLQESDTGDLCDTEEGDNDRLLHDGGDLDVSGISHTLHTGLSDMIKEVNVFFNIQEASDILLDVNTAYNKLQISDDMKTVSRSYIEQNRPETPERFQCWAQVLSSQRFSSGRHYWEVDVRESEDCIVGMCYPSIERRGGVQSLIGNNKKSWGLLRCSGGCSLIHDYKQIIISPDLSSNRVRISVDYEAGQLSFYDLCDPIRHLHTFTTTFTEPLHAGLYVLEGSITISGGERRREK; from the coding sequence ATggcgtctgctgatctgagacaGGAGCTGGACTGTTCCATCTGTCTGACCACATATACAGATCCTGTAAACCTGAGATGTGgtcacaacttctgccgggtctgtattgatcgtgtgttggatacacagggggggtctggaggatattcctgtcctgagtgcagagaAGAGTTCCGGGATCGGCCTGTACTGCAGAGGAACATTACACTACGTAACATGGTGGAGACTTTCCGATCTACTCAgctggaagaagggaagactggaATCTTCTGTACTTATTGCTATCACTGTCCTGTACCTGCTGTTATATCCTGTCTGATGTGTGAAGCTTCTCTGTGTGATAATCACCTGAGAGTCCACAGCAAGGCACCAGAACATGTCCTAACTGATCCCACCACTTCCATGGAGAACAGAAAATGCTCCATTCATAGGAAACTTCTTGAatattactgcactgaggactcTGCCTGTATCTGTGTGTCCTGCAGTTTGGCCGGAGAACACCGGGGACACAAGGTGGAGACTCTGGATGAGGCCTCTGAGAAGAAGAAACAGGAACTGAGAAATGTTCTGCAGAAActgatgacagagagagaggagacggagaaaagagtccagagtctgcaggatcgcAGGAGAAAAGTACAAGAAGAATCAGAGAGAGTCACTGCCCTGTTCATAGAGCTCAGGAGACATCTGGAGGACCTGGAGAAGAGAGTCCGGAGGAACATCTCCAGCCAGGAAGAGCGGATCTCATTGTCTGATCTGATCCATCagctggaaataaagaaggaggatctgtccaggaagatggaggacattgaggagctgtgtaacatgactgacccactgactgtcctacaggaatcagacacaggggacttgtgtgatactgaggaggGAGATAATGATagactcctccatgatggaggggatctggatgtGTCTGGAAtctcacacacattacacacagggtTATCTGATATGATAAAAGAGGTAAATGTATTCTTCAATATACAGGAAGCTtcagacatattactggatgtgaACACAGCTTATAATAAGCTACAGATATCAGATGACATGAAAACTGTATCCAGGTCATATATAGAGCAGAATCGTCCAGAAACACCGGAGAGATTTCAGTGCTGGGCCCAGGTATTAAGCAGTCAGAGATTTTCCTCGGGGcgacattactgggaagtggatgtcAGAGAGTCAGAAGATTGCATAGTCGGGATGTGTTATCCCAgtatagagaggagaggaggagtgcagtcaCTGATTGGAAATAATAAGAAGTCCTGGGGTTTGCTCAGGTGTAGTGGTGGGTGTTCTCTAATACATGACTATAAACAGATCATCATATCTCCCGATCtctccagtaacagagtcaggatctctgtggattatgaggccgggcagctgtccttttatgatctgtgtgacccgatcagacacctccacaccttcaccaccaccttcactgagcccctccatgccGGGTTATATGTATTGGAAGGTTCTATAACAATATCTGGGGGTGAAAGGCGACGtgagaaataa